A genome region from Thermomonospora amylolytica includes the following:
- the ftsY gene encoding signal recognition particle-docking protein FtsY, producing MEFVILIIALAVLALVVGGLLLLRPGRRAARPQQPPQPGEGAGGTAVLEKDLQAPTLERAPPAEPVAPPKPEIEIPPPSAGRLVRLRARLARSQNALGLTLLGLLSRDTLDDDDWDEIEDTLISADIGVSVAREIAEALRTRVQVMGARTPDEVRALLKEELVRQVTNGFDESADRALRTTPHGNRPAVVMVVGVNGTGKTTTCGKLARVLVGDGRSVVLGAADTFRAAAADQLETWGTRVGAQVVRKDEGADPASVAFDAVRQGIESKVDTVIVDTAGRLHTKTGLMDELGKVKRVVEKQAAVDEVLLVLDATTGQNGMQQARVFAEVVNVTGIVLTKLDGTAKGGIVIQVQRELGVPVKLVGLGEGPDDLAPFEAEAFVDAIVGG from the coding sequence ATGGAATTCGTGATCTTGATCATTGCGCTGGCCGTGCTCGCGCTGGTGGTGGGAGGTCTGCTCCTGCTGCGGCCGGGCCGCCGGGCCGCCCGGCCGCAGCAGCCGCCGCAGCCGGGGGAGGGCGCCGGGGGGACCGCCGTCCTGGAGAAGGATCTCCAGGCGCCGACCCTGGAGCGGGCTCCGCCGGCGGAACCGGTCGCCCCGCCGAAGCCGGAGATCGAGATCCCGCCGCCGTCGGCGGGCCGGCTGGTGCGGCTGCGGGCCAGGCTGGCGCGGTCCCAGAACGCCCTGGGCCTGACGCTGCTGGGGCTGCTGTCGCGGGACACCCTCGACGACGATGACTGGGACGAGATCGAGGACACCCTGATCAGCGCCGACATCGGCGTGTCGGTGGCCCGGGAGATCGCCGAGGCGCTGCGCACCCGGGTCCAGGTGATGGGCGCGCGGACCCCCGACGAGGTCCGGGCGCTGCTCAAGGAGGAACTGGTCAGGCAGGTCACCAACGGCTTCGACGAGTCCGCCGACCGGGCGCTGCGCACGACCCCGCACGGCAACCGGCCCGCGGTGGTGATGGTGGTCGGGGTGAACGGCACCGGCAAGACCACGACCTGCGGCAAGCTGGCGCGGGTGCTGGTGGGCGACGGCCGCAGCGTCGTGCTGGGCGCGGCGGACACGTTCCGCGCCGCGGCCGCCGACCAGCTGGAGACCTGGGGCACACGGGTCGGCGCCCAGGTGGTCCGCAAGGACGAGGGCGCGGACCCGGCGAGCGTCGCGTTCGACGCGGTCCGGCAGGGCATCGAGAGCAAGGTCGACACGGTGATCGTGGACACCGCGGGCCGGCTGCACACCAAGACCGGGCTGATGGACGAGCTCGGCAAGGTCAAGCGGGTGGTGGAGAAGCAGGCCGCGGTGGACGAGGTGCTGCTGGTGCTGGACGCCACCACCGGGCAGAACGGGATGCAGCAGGCCCGGGTGTTCGCCGAGGTGGTGAACGTCACCGGGATCGTGCTGACTAAGCTGGACGGCACCGCCAAGGGCGGCATCGTGATCCAGGTGCAGCGGGAGCTGGGCGTTCCGGTGAAGCTGGTGGGGCTGGGGGAGGGCCCCGACGACCTGGCCCCGTTCGAGGCGGAGGCGTTCGTCGACGCGATCGTCGGCGGGTGA
- a CDS encoding ammonium transporter, whose amino-acid sequence MKIDSGSTAWVLISTALVLLMTPGVAFFYGGMSRAKSVLNMMMMSFVSMATVGVVWVLYAYSLAFTEGGGLNQFVGGLSDWGLVGLETVATADDGSGIPQLVFVAFQATFAIITVALISGAIADRAKFGAWVLFTVVWATLVYAPIAHWVWFFGPEDGEGGWIGAGLGALDFAGGTVVHINAGAAALALAFVLGKRKGWPRDPMRPHNLPFVLLGAALLWFGWFGFNAGSALGANATAAVAFINTMVATCAAAFAWIVVEKLRDGSSTTLGIASGVVAGLVAITPACAFVTPIGAIVIGLIAGAVCAYAVSLKYKLGYDDSLDVVGVHMVGGIVGALLIGILATTAVNDAGADGLLAGGGLSLLGKQAVGVLATLVYSFVVTFVIGKVIDLTMGFRISEEDEVAGIDSTAHAETAYDFGGIHAGGAGGGTGPLPAAKAADSTPTKVEA is encoded by the coding sequence ATGAAAATCGACAGCGGTAGTACCGCCTGGGTGCTGATCAGCACCGCGCTCGTGCTGCTGATGACCCCTGGCGTGGCCTTCTTCTACGGAGGCATGAGCCGGGCCAAGAGCGTGCTCAACATGATGATGATGAGCTTCGTCTCCATGGCCACGGTGGGCGTGGTCTGGGTGCTGTACGCCTACTCGCTGGCCTTCACCGAGGGCGGCGGCCTCAACCAGTTCGTCGGCGGCCTGTCCGACTGGGGCCTGGTCGGCCTGGAGACGGTGGCCACCGCCGACGACGGCAGCGGCATCCCCCAGCTGGTCTTCGTGGCCTTCCAGGCCACCTTCGCCATCATCACCGTCGCGCTGATCAGCGGCGCCATCGCCGACCGGGCCAAGTTCGGCGCCTGGGTGCTGTTCACCGTCGTCTGGGCGACCCTGGTGTACGCCCCGATCGCCCACTGGGTGTGGTTCTTCGGCCCGGAGGACGGCGAGGGCGGCTGGATCGGCGCCGGGCTCGGCGCGCTGGACTTCGCCGGCGGCACCGTGGTGCACATCAACGCCGGTGCGGCGGCGCTGGCGCTGGCGTTCGTGCTGGGCAAGCGCAAGGGCTGGCCGCGCGACCCGATGCGCCCGCACAACCTGCCGTTCGTGCTGCTGGGCGCGGCGCTGCTGTGGTTCGGCTGGTTCGGCTTCAACGCCGGCTCGGCGCTGGGCGCCAACGCCACCGCCGCGGTCGCGTTCATCAACACGATGGTCGCCACCTGCGCCGCCGCGTTCGCCTGGATCGTGGTGGAGAAGCTGCGCGACGGCAGCTCCACGACGCTGGGCATCGCCTCCGGCGTGGTCGCCGGCCTGGTCGCCATCACCCCGGCGTGCGCCTTCGTCACCCCGATCGGCGCCATCGTGATCGGCCTGATCGCCGGTGCCGTCTGCGCCTACGCGGTCAGCCTGAAGTACAAGCTGGGCTACGACGACTCGCTCGACGTGGTCGGCGTCCACATGGTCGGCGGCATCGTCGGCGCCCTGCTCATCGGCATCCTGGCCACCACCGCCGTCAACGACGCGGGCGCGGACGGGCTGCTGGCCGGCGGCGGCCTGTCGCTGCTGGGCAAGCAGGCGGTCGGCGTGCTGGCCACGCTGGTCTACTCCTTCGTGGTCACCTTCGTCATCGGCAAGGTCATCGACCTGACGATGGGCTTCCGGATCAGCGAGGAGGACGAGGTCGCGGGCATCGACAGCACCGCGCACGCCGAGACCGCCTACGATTTCGGCGGCATCCACGCCGGCGGCGCCGGCGGCGGCACCGGCCCGCTGCCCGCGGCCAAGGCCGCCGACAGCACCCCGACGAAGGTTGAGGCATAG
- a CDS encoding P-II family nitrogen regulator: protein MKLITAVIKPFKLDEVKAALETFGVKGMTVSEASGYGRQKGHTEVYRGAEYKVDLVPKLRVEVLVDDDDADDVIDVIVKAAQTGKIGDGKVWAVPVETVIRVRTGETGAEAL, encoded by the coding sequence ATGAAGCTGATCACCGCGGTCATCAAGCCGTTCAAGCTGGACGAGGTCAAGGCCGCCCTGGAGACCTTCGGGGTCAAGGGCATGACCGTCAGCGAGGCCAGCGGCTACGGCCGCCAGAAGGGCCACACCGAGGTCTACCGGGGCGCCGAGTACAAGGTGGACCTGGTGCCCAAGCTGCGCGTCGAGGTCCTGGTGGACGACGACGACGCCGACGACGTCATCGACGTGATCGTCAAGGCGGCGCAGACCGGCAAGATCGGCGACGGCAAGGTCTGGGCCGTCCCGGTGGAGACGGTCATCCGGGTCCGTACCGGCGAGACCGGAGCCGAGGCCCTCTAA
- a CDS encoding [protein-PII] uridylyltransferase has protein sequence MDGIEVGAMTEAVDGAATRDAERAGDAFARARAELAAARAGRGIELDRWLASLLAETGAGEDVALVAVGSHGRGELTPGGDLDLVLLHRGRDDIAGIADRLWYPIWDRGLRLDHSVRTLDEARKVAATDLKAALGLLHARWLGGDQDLADLLRAAVLADWRSQARRRLAELAELTRARWADQGELAFLIEPDLKEARGGLRDVHAMQAAAATWVAPGPGERVRAAHDLLLDVRHALHETTGRATDRLVLQEHEAVARSLGLADGTALLRAIVEAARTVTYAADNLWRHVDRFCADRNRAARPGAKVERRPVGDGAVEHDGEVVLARGADLSDPVLPLRVASAAAQAGLPLAPATVERLAAETPPLPVPWPAEARDALVTLLGAGTAAITVWEALDQAGLIVRMLPEWAQVRNRPQRNPVHRFTVDRHLVETAAGAAAMTRDVARPDLLLVGALLHDIGKGLPGDHSRTGAVLAHQIAVRMGFAAGDADVLETVVLHHLLLPDTATRRDLDDPVTVQTVAERVSAVPGRGREVLEILAALAVADAQATGPAAWGAWKARLIQDLVRRVDARLAGIAPPRDALDPSAEQLALARHDGAAVRVAGSRVTIAVPDRPGLLWRTAGVLALHRLVVRTARVFSASDAGTAVLDFTAVPEYGTPPDPAALEADLRRMLADRLDVAGRLERRAAAARTRRGVPVPPPRVTVVEDASDTATVVEVRAHDRPGLLWRIGQAIGACGLQVTKARVDTLGAEAVDVFYVVDSTGRPLEDTAALSTLREGILAALR, from the coding sequence ATGGACGGGATCGAGGTCGGGGCGATGACGGAAGCGGTGGACGGGGCGGCGACCCGGGACGCGGAACGCGCCGGCGACGCGTTCGCGCGGGCCCGCGCCGAACTGGCGGCGGCGCGGGCCGGACGCGGGATCGAACTGGACCGGTGGCTGGCCTCCCTGCTGGCCGAGACCGGCGCGGGCGAGGACGTGGCGCTGGTCGCGGTGGGCAGCCACGGCCGCGGCGAGCTGACCCCCGGCGGCGACCTGGACCTGGTGCTGCTGCACCGGGGCCGCGACGACATCGCCGGGATCGCCGACCGGCTGTGGTACCCGATCTGGGACCGCGGGCTGCGGCTGGACCACTCGGTACGGACCCTGGACGAGGCCCGCAAGGTCGCCGCCACCGACCTGAAGGCCGCCCTCGGCCTGCTGCACGCCCGGTGGCTGGGCGGCGACCAGGACCTGGCGGACCTGCTGCGCGCGGCGGTGCTGGCGGACTGGCGTTCGCAGGCCCGGCGGCGGCTGGCCGAGCTGGCCGAGCTGACCCGGGCGCGCTGGGCCGACCAGGGGGAGCTGGCGTTCCTGATCGAACCCGACCTCAAGGAGGCCCGCGGCGGGCTCCGCGACGTGCACGCCATGCAGGCCGCCGCCGCCACCTGGGTCGCCCCGGGCCCGGGCGAACGCGTCCGCGCCGCCCACGACCTGCTGCTGGACGTACGGCACGCGCTGCACGAGACCACCGGGCGCGCCACCGACCGGCTGGTCCTGCAGGAACACGAGGCGGTCGCCCGTTCCCTCGGCCTGGCGGACGGCACGGCGCTGCTGCGCGCCATCGTGGAGGCGGCCCGTACCGTCACCTACGCGGCCGACAACCTGTGGCGGCACGTCGACCGGTTCTGCGCCGACCGGAACCGCGCGGCGCGGCCCGGGGCCAAGGTGGAGCGGCGGCCGGTCGGCGACGGCGCGGTCGAGCACGACGGGGAGGTGGTGCTGGCCCGCGGCGCCGACCTGTCCGACCCGGTGCTGCCGCTGCGGGTGGCGTCCGCCGCCGCCCAGGCCGGGCTGCCGCTGGCCCCCGCCACCGTGGAACGGCTGGCCGCCGAGACGCCCCCGCTGCCGGTGCCGTGGCCCGCCGAGGCCCGCGACGCGCTGGTGACCCTGCTGGGCGCCGGGACCGCCGCGATCACGGTGTGGGAGGCGCTGGACCAGGCCGGGCTGATCGTCCGGATGCTCCCCGAATGGGCCCAGGTCCGCAACCGGCCGCAGCGCAACCCGGTGCACCGGTTCACCGTGGACCGGCACCTGGTGGAGACCGCCGCCGGGGCCGCCGCGATGACCCGCGACGTGGCCCGTCCCGACCTGCTGCTGGTGGGGGCGCTGCTGCACGACATCGGCAAGGGACTGCCTGGCGACCACTCCCGTACCGGCGCGGTGCTGGCCCACCAGATCGCCGTCCGGATGGGCTTCGCCGCCGGCGACGCCGACGTGCTGGAGACGGTGGTCCTGCACCACCTGCTGCTGCCGGACACCGCCACCCGGCGCGACCTGGACGACCCGGTCACGGTGCAGACCGTGGCGGAACGGGTGTCCGCGGTGCCCGGCCGGGGCCGCGAGGTGCTGGAGATCCTGGCGGCGCTGGCGGTCGCCGACGCGCAGGCCACCGGACCGGCGGCGTGGGGCGCGTGGAAGGCCCGGCTGATCCAGGACCTGGTGCGGCGGGTGGACGCCCGGCTGGCGGGCATCGCCCCGCCCCGCGACGCGCTGGACCCCTCCGCCGAGCAGCTCGCGCTGGCCCGCCACGACGGCGCGGCGGTACGGGTCGCCGGCTCCCGGGTCACCATCGCGGTGCCGGACCGGCCGGGCCTGCTGTGGCGCACGGCGGGGGTGCTGGCCCTGCACCGGCTGGTGGTGCGGACCGCCCGGGTGTTCTCGGCGTCGGACGCGGGCACCGCGGTGCTGGACTTCACCGCCGTGCCCGAGTACGGCACGCCGCCCGACCCGGCGGCGCTGGAAGCAGACCTGCGCCGCATGCTCGCCGACCGCCTGGACGTGGCCGGCCGTCTGGAACGCCGCGCCGCCGCCGCCCGCACCCGCCGCGGCGTGCCCGTCCCTCCGCCGCGCGTCACCGTCGTCGAGGACGCCAGCGACACCGCCACCGTCGTCGAGGTCCGCGCCCACGACCGCCCCGGCCTGCTGTGGCGCATCGGCCAGGCCATCGGCGCCTGCGGACTCCAGGTCACCAAGGCCCGCGTGGACACCCTGGGCGCGGAGGCCGTCGACGTCTTCTACGTGGTCGACTCCACCGGACGCCCCCTGGAGGACACCGCCGCCCTGTCCACCCTCCGCGAAGGAATCCTCGCCGCCCTCCGCTGA
- the ffh gene encoding signal recognition particle protein encodes MFETLSDRLTSVFSSLRSKGRLSEADINATAREIRVALLEADVALPVVKDFIAHVKERALGAEVSQALNPAQQVVKIVNEELIRILGGETRRINFAKHPPTVIMLAGLQGAGKTTLAGKLARWLKEEGHAPLLVAADLQRPNAVQQLQVVGERAGVPVFAPEPGSGVGDPVDVARRSIEQARHAQHDVVVIDTAGRLGVDAEMMQQAIDIRDAVSPDEILFVVDAMVGQDAVNTAQAFMDGVGFDGVVLTKLDGDARGGAALSVRHITGRPIMFASTGEKLEDFDLFHPDRMAGRILDMGDVLTLIEQAEKAFDAEQAERMTTKFASGEDFTLEDFLEQMMMIRKLGPIGNLLNMLPGMGQVRDQISQIDDKDLDRVAAIIRSMTPYERANPKVINGSRRARIAAGSGTTVGEVNSLVTRFFEAQKMMRQVAGGMGLPGMPGGRRKAAKAKNAKKKGKQRSGDPRKRAAATKGSGDGQGAGAPQPAPQGLPPALGGGLPGGLPGQLPPGFQMPDLGKLQTRKKK; translated from the coding sequence GTGTTCGAGACGCTCTCCGACCGGCTGACGTCGGTCTTCTCCTCGCTGCGCAGCAAGGGCAGGCTGTCGGAAGCGGACATCAACGCCACCGCGCGCGAGATCCGGGTCGCGCTGCTGGAGGCGGACGTGGCCCTGCCCGTCGTCAAGGACTTCATCGCGCACGTCAAGGAACGGGCGCTGGGCGCGGAGGTCTCCCAGGCGCTCAACCCGGCGCAGCAGGTCGTCAAGATCGTCAACGAGGAGCTGATCCGGATCCTGGGCGGCGAGACCCGCCGGATCAACTTCGCCAAGCACCCGCCGACCGTGATCATGCTGGCCGGTCTGCAGGGCGCCGGCAAGACCACGCTGGCCGGCAAGCTGGCCCGCTGGCTCAAGGAGGAGGGGCACGCCCCCCTGCTGGTGGCGGCCGACCTGCAGCGGCCCAACGCCGTCCAGCAGCTGCAGGTGGTGGGCGAACGGGCCGGGGTGCCGGTGTTCGCCCCCGAGCCGGGCAGCGGCGTGGGCGACCCGGTGGACGTGGCGCGCCGTTCGATCGAGCAGGCCCGGCACGCCCAGCACGACGTGGTCGTCATCGACACCGCCGGCCGGCTCGGCGTGGACGCCGAGATGATGCAGCAGGCGATCGACATCCGCGACGCGGTCTCCCCGGACGAGATCCTGTTCGTGGTCGACGCCATGGTCGGCCAGGACGCGGTCAACACCGCGCAGGCGTTCATGGACGGGGTCGGCTTCGACGGCGTGGTGCTCACCAAGCTGGACGGCGACGCCCGCGGCGGTGCGGCGCTGTCGGTGCGGCACATCACCGGCCGGCCCATCATGTTCGCCTCGACCGGTGAGAAGCTCGAGGACTTCGACCTGTTCCACCCGGACCGGATGGCCGGGCGGATCCTCGACATGGGCGACGTCCTCACCCTGATCGAGCAGGCCGAGAAGGCGTTCGACGCCGAGCAGGCCGAGCGGATGACCACCAAGTTCGCCTCGGGCGAGGACTTCACCCTCGAGGACTTCCTCGAGCAGATGATGATGATCCGCAAGCTCGGGCCGATCGGGAACCTGCTCAACATGCTCCCCGGCATGGGCCAGGTGCGCGACCAGATCAGCCAGATCGACGACAAGGACCTGGACCGGGTCGCCGCCATCATCCGCTCGATGACCCCGTACGAGCGGGCCAACCCCAAGGTCATCAACGGCTCCCGGCGGGCCCGCATCGCGGCCGGCTCGGGCACCACCGTCGGCGAGGTCAACAGCCTGGTCACCCGGTTCTTCGAGGCGCAGAAGATGATGCGCCAGGTGGCCGGCGGGATGGGCCTGCCCGGCATGCCCGGCGGCCGGCGCAAGGCCGCCAAGGCCAAGAACGCCAAGAAGAAGGGCAAGCAGCGCAGCGGCGACCCGCGCAAGCGCGCCGCCGCGACCAAGGGCTCCGGCGACGGCCAGGGCGCGGGCGCGCCCCAGCCGGCGCCCCAGGGCCTGCCCCCCGCCCTGGGCGGCGGGCTCCCCGGCGGCCTGCCCGGCCAGCTTCCGCCCGGCTTCCAGATGCCCGACCTCGGCAAGCTGCAGACCCGCAAGAAGAAGTGA
- the rpsP gene encoding 30S ribosomal protein S16, giving the protein MAVKIKLKRLGKIRNPQYRIVVADARTKRDGRAIEEIGKYHPKEEPSLIEVNSERVQYWLGVGAQPTEPVLNILKITGDWQKFKGEPGAEGTLKVAEPKPDRKALYEAAVKSAMQEDEGAATTARSKKKAEPKAKAEPADEAKSEG; this is encoded by the coding sequence GTGGCAGTCAAGATCAAGCTCAAGCGTCTGGGGAAGATCCGGAACCCGCAGTACCGGATCGTCGTCGCCGATGCCCGCACCAAGCGTGACGGCCGGGCCATCGAGGAGATCGGCAAGTACCACCCCAAGGAGGAGCCCTCGCTGATCGAGGTGAACTCCGAGCGGGTGCAGTACTGGCTGGGCGTCGGCGCGCAGCCGACCGAGCCGGTGCTGAACATCCTCAAGATCACCGGCGACTGGCAGAAGTTCAAGGGCGAGCCCGGCGCCGAGGGCACGCTCAAGGTGGCCGAGCCCAAGCCGGACCGCAAGGCCCTGTACGAGGCCGCCGTCAAGTCCGCCATGCAGGAGGACGAGGGCGCCGCCACCACCGCCAGGTCCAAGAAGAAGGCCGAGCCCAAGGCCAAGGCCGAGCCGGCCGACGAAGCCAAGAGCGAGGGCTGA
- a CDS encoding RNA-binding protein: protein MLEEALEHLVRGIVEHPDDVRVRPRRIKGGRVLEVRVHPDDLGKVIGRSGRTAKALRTVIGGLSGGRYVRVDLLDVNEVR, encoded by the coding sequence GTGCTCGAAGAAGCGCTCGAGCACCTGGTCCGCGGGATCGTCGAGCACCCGGACGACGTCCGGGTGCGGCCCCGCCGGATCAAGGGCGGCCGGGTCCTGGAGGTGCGGGTGCATCCCGACGACCTCGGCAAGGTCATCGGCCGCAGCGGGCGCACCGCCAAGGCCCTGCGCACGGTGATCGGCGGCCTGTCCGGCGGCCGGTACGTGCGCGTCGACCTGCTCGACGTCAACGAGGTCCGCTGA
- the rimM gene encoding ribosome maturation factor RimM (Essential for efficient processing of 16S rRNA), with the protein MNDDQIVVGRIGRAHGVRGEVAVDVRTDDPDARFAPGSVLRTDPGHVGPLTVERARWHSGRLLLRFTGVDDRTAAEQLRGTWLVVDAAELPPPEDPDEFLDHQLVGLTAVTPDGGMVGTVAEVRHYGQDLLVVRRENGGEALVPFVAALVPEVDVAGGRIVIDPPPGLLDEASEA; encoded by the coding sequence GTGAACGACGACCAGATCGTGGTCGGCCGGATCGGCCGGGCACACGGCGTGCGCGGCGAGGTCGCGGTGGACGTGCGGACCGACGACCCCGACGCGCGGTTCGCGCCGGGGTCCGTGCTCCGGACCGATCCCGGGCATGTCGGCCCGCTCACGGTGGAACGGGCCCGCTGGCACTCGGGACGTCTGCTCCTGCGCTTCACCGGCGTCGACGACCGGACCGCCGCCGAGCAACTGCGCGGCACGTGGCTGGTCGTCGACGCCGCCGAGCTTCCCCCGCCCGAGGACCCCGACGAGTTCCTCGACCACCAGCTGGTGGGGCTGACCGCCGTCACCCCCGACGGCGGCATGGTGGGCACCGTCGCCGAGGTGCGCCACTACGGCCAGGACCTGCTGGTCGTCCGCCGCGAGAACGGCGGCGAGGCCCTGGTCCCGTTCGTCGCCGCACTGGTCCCCGAGGTGGACGTGGCCGGCGGTCGCATCGTCATCGACCCGCCCCCCGGCCTGCTGGACGAGGCCTCGGAGGCCTGA